From Candidatus Bathyarchaeum sp.:
TGTTCGGTACCTCCTGCAGAACGTATGGGTCCCGCATAATATATTGCCAAATATTCTGTTCGATCAGAATTTGTTTTTATGTCAACTTTGGCGATGCCTTGTATTGGAGCAGCGGTTATTCCTTCAGTTAAGATTGCAAGGGCAGTTCTCATGGCTTGTTCAGCAGCTTCCCGACGATCCATGACACCAAATTTGCCGTTGATTATTTGTTCAGTAATCTTAAAAGTAAGAGCCTCACGAGACAGGGTTTCAGTTAATTCACGTATGCTTTCAGCAACCCCTTTGGGTCCAACAAGTCCTTCCACTAATGCAGCAAGGTCTTTAGCAACTTCAGGTTCTGGAACCAAAGCGGGGTCTAACCCTTTTTTTCGGGCTTGAGCTACTACAGCGTAAATGTCCTCAAGCTGTTTTTCTAAACTGTCTACGTATTGTTTGTATTCTGTGCTCATTGGAATCGGCAAAAGGATTCTCCTTAGATTTAGAGTTCACAAAACAAGGTATTGAGTCTTTCTAGATTAAAAAAAGCAATCAGGAGATTGTTTCGTTCTGATACTACTTATCAATTCTTGTATCTTGTTTTTGCTATTATTTTCTTCTAAAACATTACCAGTCACAATAATACTGGCTCCAGCTGTAACAATTTCTTTAGCTTGTGAACCGGTTCGTATGCCTCCACCCACAATTATGGGTAGATCAATTGCAGTTTTTACCATCTTAATAACTTCCACGGAAACAGGTTTGCCTACCCCAGATCCTGCTTCTAAATATACAAAATGCATGCCAAAATATTGTGCAGCAAGGGCGTGAGCTGTTGCAAGTTCAGGTTTACTGTAAGGGATTGGGGCAGCTTTTCCCACAACACTAACAGTTCCACCTTCCCCGACGATAATGTATCCCATGGAAAGAGGTTCTATGCCAAATTTTTTGATAAATGGTGCACCTAAGATTTGAGCACCTGCAAGAAAATAAGGATCAGAAGAGTTCAGAAGAGACATAAACCAAATAGCATCAGCGTATTTAGTTAATCCGCTGTGGCCTCCTGGAAACAAGATTAAAGGGATTTCTACAGATTCTTTTAGAGCCTTAGTGACGTCATCTAAAT
This genomic window contains:
- a CDS encoding geranylgeranylglyceryl/heptaprenylglyceryl phosphate synthase gives rise to the protein MVGTVEQYLLDKISKEGAIHMTLIDPEKVTPSSAVQTAKEAESCNTAAIMVGGSTSEFGSHLDDVTKALKESVEIPLILFPGGHSGLTKYADAIWFMSLLNSSDPYFLAGAQILGAPFIKKFGIEPLSMGYIIVGEGGTVSVVGKAAPIPYSKPELATAHALAAQYFGMHFVYLEAGSGVGKPVSVEVIKMVKTAIDLPIIVGGGIRTGSQAKEIVTAGASIIVTGNVLEENNSKNKIQELISSIRTKQSPDCFF